GCAGACAAGCTGTGCTTCAACACCTTCTTCAACTTTGAGGACATGCAGGAGATCACGAAGCACTTTGTGGTGTGCCACGTGGACGCTCCGGGCCAGCAGGTGGGGGCGTCGCAGTTTCCTCAGGGGTAGGTACCCTGGATCCCCTCCAGCTTTCCCCAGCTCTGTGTCCCAGGCCACACCTGGCCCTGACTTCCTCCTCTTGCCTGCAGGTACCAGTTCCCTTCCATGGAGCAGCTGGCCGCCATGCTCCCCAGCGTGGTGCAGCACTTTGGGTGagtccccccagcccctgcccctgtgctgggggctggggaatgcccaccatcaccaccaggcTCCTGCTGACGGCTGAGGGCTGTGGGTGGGGTCTGCTGTGGATGGCACCCATGGGAAATGGCAGCCCTAGCTCTAGAGTGACCAGCTGTGCTCTCCACCAGGTTCAAGTACGTGATTGGCATTGGCGTGGGAGCTGGAGCCTATGTGCTGGCCAAGTTTGCAGTGAGTCTCCTACCCCCCTCCCCATTCCAGGCCTGGTCTTCCTCGGGCCCCCCCTTCAGCTACCGGAACTTGCctcctgtcttccttctcctcctctccccactttcTCTTCACTTAGAAAAGCCCATTTTTCTTGTGTTCCTCcaaagaaattaactttttaaaaaagaggttaCTTTTCCCCTACATTTCCTCAAAAGACTGTAAACTATAACTTACTTAGCTGCTATCGGAAGCCAAAATTTCTGTTAGCAACAAACTGTGTAACTAATAAATAAGGATTATCCTAACCACTCATTCACTGGTTAgggtaatatttaaatatgagtCATGTTTTAACCAAAAATTACGCTTATGTTAAGTTTGCAAAGTTTAAAGAAAGTCACATTTCAGAAACATCACGTTGGATAGGAGCCCACaaatttttcatctctaaaaacaaaaacttcattttcaggattcaaaatattcaaaaagaaatagaattttcaaaCTCCAGTTTCAATTTCAACACGTCGCCATTTTGTTCACTGTAGACCATTCCCTGCCACCCCAAACTTGACATGACCCGAGGATCGTATGTATGTCACCCTCTAAACATGTGAAAACAGGTGCACAGAAAAGGCAGGTCTCCTTTACCGTGTCTAACAAAACAGGCTTTGGTTCTCACATGATTAACACCACTGCAGCTTTGCTGTCtgtaaaagcaaagaaacaaaatgttttattgaagaCGTTTAATCCTCAGTTTTACAACAGCAGCATTtctaaagatatatttaaaagggGTGAAAAACAGTGAGAGGGGCAGAGATTCAAAACGAATCAGAATTTTGGAAGGTTGTAGGTGGGGAGGAGGACGAGCAGGGGCAGCTGAAGTGGAGCCCATGCAGGTTCCCAGCTGTCCCCATCAGTGGCCTCTTGAAGTCCTTCTAGAGTGTGTGTGTCCTTCTCCTGGGACCCTCCCAACCACCCGTGAGACAGGCAGGGCCAGAATTTTACAGCCTGTTTTCTAGGTGGGAAGTTTGGGACTTCTTGCACCCcgtcccaccccccagccctgtCTTCCTTTCACGGCAGCTCATCTTCCCCGACTTGGTGGAGGGGTTGGTGCTGATAAATATTGACCCCAATGGCAAAGGCTGGATCGACTGGGCTGCCACCAAGGTGGGTGTGGTCCacctggcgggggtgggggtgggggtggggcggggccgcTCTCACACTGGCCTCCACCTCTGTCTGTAGCTCTCTGGCCTGACTAGCACACTACCTGACACGGTGCTATCCCACCTCTTCAGCCAGGTAAGGTGGTGGGACCATCCTCACCCAGGAgcagggctggctgggctgggggtcTCGGGGAGCCTCGGCCGCTGCGAAGTGCCTGGTTCTGCCCACTCCCGGGGGTGCCTGGGACTTATCCCCCTTCCCAGCTGGGCAGGAGGAGGCAGTTGGGAGTTATGTGGCCTCTGACCTGTCTCACTCTGTCCTCTGTTTCCGCCACTGTGCTGAGGCATCTCACGGACAGATGGGGGAGGCCTCTTCCCACAGCTCTGTGGAGCTCCCCCGCCCCTGCCCTGCCAGGAGCAGGCAAACGCTGCTCTGGCAGGAACACCTGCATGAGCCCCCGAGCCCCCGAGCCCCTTCCCCGTCCACGCCCATGTGTGCCTCGTTCATCTTGTCTGTCCCCCTGGGCCCAGGAGGAGCTGGTGAGCAACACGGAGCTGGTGCAGAGCTACCGGCAGCAAATCGGGAACGTGGTGAACCAGGCCAATCTGCAGCTTTTCTGGAACATGTACAACAGGTGTGGGCGGGGCCCTGACACAGAGCTTCCTCTCGAGGGACCCTGCACAACAACCGTGCATGAGCAGGCAGGCGACACGCTGTCCCGTGTGTAGATGTGCAGATGGTTAAGCCTACAAGAGGGGTCACTTCTTGCCCAGGGTGACACCACATGAGGGGCAGAGGGGGAGCAGGGCTCCAGACTCTGGTCCCTGGGCTCGTCCGTTCCTTCTCCTCCCTGGGGTGTTGCCAGTGGGAACAGTGGGGGACACTGGACATCCCTGATCCCCCAACAACTGTGAGCCCAAGTGTTGACATCTGTAAATGGGGAGGAGGTTGGATGAAAGTGGTGGTTTTCAAGCTGTGTTCCTTGGAGCCCCTTTGGGGGTTGCCCTGCAGGGAAGCAGCTAGGCCTCCCTATTCGcctgcccttccttctctttttcctacaAATACTTACTAAGCACCAGCTATGTGCAGGCTGCTGGAGAAACAGTGGAGAGTGAGAGGCCGGGGAATCCCACAGCACAGGTGGTGGTGCCCATCCAAGGAGGGAGAGCCAAACTTGAGGGCCCACCTGGCATGAGTTTGGGGGTCTGGGAAGAAGTCACTCATGGGGAGCCCTAAGACCTCTGTTTATGCTAAACAGGTCCCTCTCTCCCCGTTTTACCAGTTGGGATCTGTAAAGCCTTGTTCCACTGTTGAGACAACTGGATGACCTTGAGCCCCAACTCTGGGACCATCCCAGGGCCTCCAGGGATGTTGGACCCTAATTGTCATTGTAGGGGGATGGCTGAGATATAGCAGTGTCAGGCTTGGGGACACATACCCCATCCAGTCCTGCAATGcccacctctgcctctccctgtaGCCGCAGGGACCTGGACATGAACCGGCCTGGAACAGTGCCCAATGCCAAGACACTCCGGTGAGTGCCCCCTTGCCCTCCAGCCTACCCATGCCTGTGCCACTCCCCATACCCACGCCAGACAACCCTTTTTCTCTGTCTGCAGCTGCCCCGTGATGCTGGTGGTTGGAGATAATGCACCTGCTGAGGACGGGGTGGTGAGTGAAGGAGTGTGCCCTGATTTGGGGGGGCCAGCAAGAGGGAGGGTCTCTGGCCAATTCTTGACCCAGCCCTGGAAACCTCAGGGATAGGCACTGAACGGTGGGCTTCTCACCCCGTTTCCCCACCATCTCGCCATGCATCACTGCCTGGCACAGCCCCATCATTCAGATGAGGGAGGTGTGGAGACCAGGGGGAGCTGGGGCCGGCGCCAGGCCACCTGGGGGCCCCTCTGCCCTCCCGCAGGGCAGCCCCACGTTAGTCTCTACACACTTCAGGCCCAGAGACTAAGATCTCTTTTCTCTAACATTTGATTCATTCGTTATGAAATAATTCCTGAGCACAATAGTGGTCCCCCTTTGACTACCACTTATACCCATTACATTTGGGGACCGTGTGTCACCTCTCCTGTTGGAACTCTGGGAGCAGGCAGCCTGGGGGTTTCATGTCCCCTGCAGCACAGGCCAGGGGTCCAGGAGTGCCCTGGGCAGCCCTCAGGACGCAGGAAGCCACTACACTCCTGTgcctggggagctgggggagcAGGAGTATGGGCTGCGCTGGCCGTCCTGGCTGCTGCCGACCCTCAGCCCTCTCACCTCAACACCCACCTCCTGCGGTCCCTGGCGCTTGCCCAGCCGCTCCTGCCAAGGTGGTCCTGGGTCCTCATGAGGACCTTGCCCAGCCCTCCCAGCAGTTGTGAGTGGAGTTCAAGGGCTTCAGGTCCCGCAGAAGGCTTGGACTTCCAGAAGGCGGCTGGAGTGGGGGCAGCCTTCGCCAGAGCCTCGGTCCTGGCCTGTGTCTGCCCCCTGCTCTCATGTCTTACCAGTAGAGCCTCAGAGCTCAGGGATAGAACCTGAGGTAGCAACTGGGGCAGGGGGCTCCCCTGATACCCTCAGGGGCTGGGGCTGTCTTGCTCTGCTGAAGCTGGCTCCTTGTCCCCAGGTTGAGTGCAACTCCAAACTGGACCCAACCACCACGACCTTCCTGAAGGTGaggccctcctccccagccctgggccacctCCCCCAACTGTGGGCCCAGCCAGGGCGGGAGCAGGATGGTATGTCTGCTCAGTGGAGCCTACCCAGGTGTATGAGGGCCAGGCAAGGTGTGGGGTGGCCCCTGCTTAGCccactcccctctctcccctccagaTGGCAGATTCCGGGGggctgccccaggtcacacaggtgAGACTCTTGGCCCTCCTTCCCTTATTtaccctggggtgggggaagcctcCCCTCTGCCCGTTGCTAGGCAGCCAGTCATAGCATATACCTGTTCCTCCTTCCTGCAGCCCGGGAAGCTGACTGAAGCCTTTAAATACTTCCTGCAAGGCATGGGCTACAGTAAGTATACCTCCACCTCACCCCATCCCACAGACTGGTGGCAGGCAGCAAGGTGGGGCTGGCACACCTGTCAGGTGGTGCTGAGAAGGCTGTGGGCAGATGAAGTCTATATCACGGGGGACCTGGATGCTGGATCATTCTCACTACATGGTCCCCAATGCAGCCAGAGACACCCAAAGACTTGCCAGGGCATCTCTACCTAAGTTATATATAAGTTCATCATCCCAGGCCATGCCCAGCTCTCCTGGACCCTGGGGAGGCTTTGGGGCACCATTCTCATGGCACAGCTGGGCCTGGGGAACCAGGGCCCAGGCTGGGTCCTGCCGGAGAAGCCTGCCTGAAGGTGAGGCATGCACACCACCCACCACTTGCTGAGCCTACAGCACCTGAGCAGGCTTCTGTCACAGGTGGGAGACGGGCACTGGAAGTGTTGGCTTGGAGTCAGGACCAGGGAAGGCACATGGGGCCACCTGGGTGTGAGGAGAGCTGAAGGCAGCTGAACATGGGGGGGCATTCTGAAGATCCTAGGGTAATAGGGGGTATAGGGAGCACTGGCGCCCCGCCTCCAGATTTCCCCTTGTGCAGAGATGAGgcccccaacacatacacacacgtgagTCTCCTTGAGCCCTCTCCCCAACACATCTGGTTCCTGCTGGAAGCAAACTTCCTCTTCCTAAATTTTGGTTCCCCTCAGACTTCAGCCTCTGGAGCTTGTGCCTCTTTGGGAGGACAGGCCtgtggaggaaggtggggggcacATCCAGGAATAGAATTTCCTCCGGCTCCCAGGGGCCTGCCAGCCTCTGTGCAGAAGTAGGGCAATGAAGGCCAAGGCCGACAGTGAGCCACAGCAGGAGCGCTGAGCCCCGAGCACAGGGGACACCCAGGGAACATCTGGGGGATGGCTGGATGAGCAGCACTTGTCAGGGGCTGTTCCCGTGTTCAGGGTCGCGGAGAAATACCAGCAGGCAGCCTAAGAGCTGGGAGGGCTGTGGGAGGTTGCACAGGGAGACTGAGGCCCCGCAGAGCGGTGAGGGCACCTCAGTGCCCCAGCCCAGGCTGGAGAGGCAGGGCTGAGATGAGTGACCCCACACTGCAGTCAGGGCTCCTAGGGCCAGGCTGAGATCAGTGGGTGCTGTGGTTCCTTCCGTGGCTGCTGCTTGGTGGGTGGGCAGGAGTGGGCTTCCTGAGGCCccggccctgcccccagccctctgCGTCTGTTCATCTCATCTCTGGTCCATCTC
The DNA window shown above is from Rhinolophus ferrumequinum isolate MPI-CBG mRhiFer1 chromosome 15, mRhiFer1_v1.p, whole genome shotgun sequence and carries:
- the NDRG4 gene encoding protein NDRG4 isoform X5 — encoded protein: MAGLQELRFPEEKPLLRGQDGAELENSDAFLLAVDTDWKEHDIETPYGLLHVVIRGSPKGNRPAILTYHDVGLNHKLCFNTFFNFEDMQEITKHFVVCHVDAPGQQVGASQFPQGYQFPSMEQLAAMLPSVVQHFGFKYVIGIGVGAGAYVLAKFALIFPDLVEGLVLINIDPNGKGWIDWAATKLSGLTSTLPDTVLSHLFSQEELVSNTELVQSYRQQIGNVVNQANLQLFWNMYNSRRDLDMNRPGTVPNAKTLRCPVMLVVGDNAPAEDGVVECNSKLDPTTTTFLKMADSGGLPQVTQPGKLTEAFKYFLQGMGYIAYLKDRRLSGGAVPSASMTRLARSRTASLTSASSVDGSRPQACTHSESSEGLGQVNHTMEVSC
- the NDRG4 gene encoding protein NDRG4 isoform X2 — its product is MKVLGHKIQLLTGLLLHDVTMAGLQELRFPEEKPLLRGQDGAELENSDAFLLAVDTDWKEHDIETPYGLLHVVIRGSPKGNRPAILTYHDVGLNHKLCFNTFFNFEDMQEITKHFVVCHVDAPGQQVGASQFPQGYQFPSMEQLAAMLPSVVQHFGFKYVIGIGVGAGAYVLAKFALIFPDLVEGLVLINIDPNGKGWIDWAATKLSGLTSTLPDTVLSHLFSQEELVSNTELVQSYRQQIGNVVNQANLQLFWNMYNSRRDLDMNRPGTVPNAKTLRCPVMLVVGDNAPAEDGVVECNSKLDPTTTTFLKMADSGGLPQVTQPGKLTEAFKYFLQGMGYIAYLKDRRLSGGAVPSASMTRLARSRTASLTSASSVDGSRPQACTHSESSEGLGQVNHTMEVSC
- the NDRG4 gene encoding protein NDRG4 isoform X1 → MAGLQELRFPEEKPLLRGQDGAELENSDAFLLAVDTDWKEHDIETPYGLLHVVIRGSPKGNRPAILTYHDVGLNHKLCFNTFFNFEDMQEITKHFVVCHVDAPGQQVGASQFPQGYQFPSMEQLAAMLPSVVQHFGFKYVIGIGVGAGAYVLAKFALIFPDLVEGLVLINIDPNGKGWIDWAATKLSGLTSTLPDTVLSHLFSQEELVSNTELVQSYRQQIGNVVNQANLQLFWNMYNSRRDLDMNRPGTVPNAKTLRCPVMLVVGDNAPAEDGVVECNSKLDPTTTTFLKMADSGGLPQVTQPGKLTEAFKYFLQGMGYMPSASMTRLARSRTASLTSASSVDGSRPQACTHSESSEGLGQVNHTMEVSC
- the NDRG4 gene encoding protein NDRG4 isoform X3, translated to MPECWDGEHDIETPYGLLHVVIRGSPKGNRPAILTYHDVGLNHKLCFNTFFNFEDMQEITKHFVVCHVDAPGQQVGASQFPQGYQFPSMEQLAAMLPSVVQHFGFKYVIGIGVGAGAYVLAKFALIFPDLVEGLVLINIDPNGKGWIDWAATKLSGLTSTLPDTVLSHLFSQEELVSNTELVQSYRQQIGNVVNQANLQLFWNMYNSRRDLDMNRPGTVPNAKTLRCPVMLVVGDNAPAEDGVVECNSKLDPTTTTFLKMADSGGLPQVTQPGKLTEAFKYFLQGMGYIAYLKDRRLSGGAVPSASMTRLARSRTASLTSASSVDGSRPQACTHSESSEGLGQVNHTMEVSC
- the NDRG4 gene encoding protein NDRG4 isoform X4: MPECWDGEHDIETPYGLLHVVIRGSPKGNRPAILTYHDVGLNHKLCFNTFFNFEDMQEITKHFVVCHVDAPGQQVGASQFPQGYQFPSMEQLAAMLPSVVQHFGFKYVIGIGVGAGAYVLAKFALIFPDLVEGLVLINIDPNGKGWIDWAATKLSGLTSTLPDTVLSHLFSQEELVSNTELVQSYRQQIGNVVNQANLQLFWNMYNSRRDLDMNRPGTVPNAKTLRCPVMLVVGDNAPAEDGVVECNSKLDPTTTTFLKMADSGGLPQVTQPGKLTEAFKYFLQGMGYMPSASMTRLARSRTASLTSASSVDGSRPQACTHSESSEGLGQVNHTMEVSC